The Pan troglodytes isolate AG18354 chromosome 6, NHGRI_mPanTro3-v2.0_pri, whole genome shotgun sequence genomic sequence GTCTGAGCTCCCGGAAGAGATTATACCAGAAAAGCCTAGGAGATTTACTGGAAATTATACTAGAGGAGACTGTGCTAGAAATGCCTGTGATTATAGAGATTATGCTAGAAGAGATGTTGTGAAGACAAAGGGGGTGGGGTGCCCCTCAGGCGGCACTTAGGGAGTGGGGAGCTGTCCTGGAGACCCTGAGGAGTCAGatgtggagggagaggagaggctggTGGGACCAGGCAACACAGGGCGACGGTGGCCTGAGGATGTGATGAGACCTCAGGGTGATATGCCAGGAACACCAGCTCCTGGGAACTGCAGCTTTCAGCTGTGGCAAAGGCAGATGTGGTCCCACACCATGAGAGGCACCCCTTTATGGGGAACCCGGGGGGCTGCACAAAGGGCTCCTCAACAGTAAACAAGGAAGGGTCTTTGAAAACGCAGTGCTGGGGCACACCTGATCCCCCTCTCAGGCTGTCCCAAGCTGTCTCCCATCTCCCAGTGTctgagtttgctagggctgccgtaacaaaacaCCAACTGAGGGGCTTAAACAGGAGAAGTTTcttttctctcagttctggaagGCCAAAATCCAAGATTTGGCACCAGCGGAGTTCCTCTGAGGCTCTCCTTGGCTAGTAGatgccgtcttctccctgtgtcctcacgtggccttCCCTCTGGGCCTGTCGGCATTCTAATTGCCTCTGATATGACATCAGACATATTGGATGAGGGCCCACCacaatgatctcattttaacttaattacctctttcaagacactgtctccaaatacagtcacatcctGAGCTACTAGGGgtgagggcttcaacatataaatttggaggggacaaaaattCAGCCTCTCACGCCCACCACCTCCCACCCTACCCCAGAAGCAAAAAAGGTTTCCTTCCTGCCTCAAGGACTCTGGTACTCTCCAGGCTTGAAGACCAGCCCTCTGTCCATGCTGCAGTATAGATTGAGATCTTTGCAGATGGAGTTGTGAATATCAACATCTGTGACAACTAAAAGACAACCCCCCTGCCCAACTTTGGCCACAGTTCCTTGGAGTCAGGGTGGTGAGTGGGCAAGTAACTCAGTCCTATCAAATGTGCCCATGGACACTGAACTCTGAGCAGCCCTGCCCACTCTGCGTTCTCATGGCTGTTCATGACATGAGCAACGGCAAGCTCAGGGTGCTCTGCCCCTGAGTGTCTGCTACTTTGCATTCTCCTTTCTCATGTTCCTTGTCTTCCTACAGTTCTTTAGCAAGCACACCACCTTCCTGCCTGATGCATCGCTAACTTGGCAGTCAAGTAACATTTGTTCTTTGTAGTAAAGGGTTTATGCCTCACCTCTTAAGCAGACTGTAAACTTCTTGGTATCAGAAGCTCTGTCTTAAGTCTGTGTGTATCATAACCCTGCACACAGCAGGACATGGTAGTCAGGAACGGTGAAGGGTCTGAGATCTAACTGTACATGCAGGTCAACAAGTCAGTCTGCCacagtttcatggatgctggTAGAAGCCACAAAACCCCAAGTTATgacaaaaaacaatttattacACACGGCAATAGCAGTGGCCACGGTAGCAGCACTTTTGCTTGGGTTCTAGGACCCCAGTTCCCACAGACAATGCAAAGAGGCATTGCAGGTGACACCAGCACAGCCAGTGGGCTGGGTTCTAGAAAAGGAACCCTGAGCTTAAGGAATCTGATTCTTTTATGACAGGTGATCATGCCTGTCCTTTGGTCCAGAAGAAGACACTATTTTCCAAGGCTGCCCATTAGGAGGTGAGAACATCTTTGAAAAGGCAGTCAGTGCCACTGCTCACAAGATGTGTGGAAACATGAGACAGGGGGAAAGGCAGCCATCCGCATTTTTTGATGGGTTAAGCATTCCCTGAAGCCTGGCTAAGTGAGGCCCCACAGGTTCTTGCCCTGCTAATGGGTCTCTTTCCACATTATCCACTTCAACCCAGCTTGGCTTCTGGGATTAGCTACTTTACATTTGCCTGTTTAGCAAAGAATTGGGGGCTTCCATTACTCCATCACTGGCGGTAAAATAAACGTTGAGGTTCAGGAGATTCTAAATTCCTCCGAGATTCTAATGTCTTCTTTACTGGGGACTGAGGGAGGGATGGGGACTGCAATGGTTCTGAGTCCAAGTTTTTCTGCCTGATGATTTGTGGGCTCTGGACCCTGGGAAATGAGGAAACCAGCTGGCTACACACCCGCTGCTCATCCAAGGCTGGCTCCCCTTGGAAGGGATTCTTGAGCACTCCATACCCCTCAACAGCGAAACAGAACGTAACATTCTACACTGCAAGCTCCTACATCGGGGCCAGCAAGCTTTGTGTGTAAAAAGcctaatagtaaatattttatgctttgtgGGCCATTCAGTCTCTGTTAAGACTCCTCAACTCTGCCCTTGTGGCACAAAAACAGGTACAATGTGTAAAGAAATGGGTGTGGTTGTGtttagatacatttttatttacaaaattcaaTGGCAGGCTGGATTTACCCCTCAGGCTGTAATCGGCTGACCCTGTCCATATTCTGAACACACTCCTGTCTCGCAGGCTTCTTTACAAGCCTCTATGTAAAGCACAGGCTGGTGAGGGCCCCAGGGAGAGCAGCACCGCCCTTGGCACAGGCCCCTACTCCAAGTCCTGTGCGGGAGCAGGTCTCGCCCAGCGCAGCAGCTCTGCACCTCTGTGGCACCGCTCTGCCAAGAGGGAAGGTGCAGGCCCTGCAGCCCATCGCCTTGGATCTGAAGACCAGCCCTGTGGGGCTGCTAAGTCATGAAACTGGCCTCATGGAGATTTCATAAAGCCCCTACCAGCTTTCCTGCCCTTCAGAAATGCTTAcatctatatatttatgttatatcttcatatataaagaaaatggaaaaagtcaaAATCAGTTTGCTATCATTTacaatgaaaggaaggaagactaaggatgtgtttatgtgtgtgtggagacaggaAAAGAGACAGAACCAACACTAATTACTGCAAAacgaaaaaagagaaaggaaggaagacagggagggagggggcaaaAATCTCGTTCCATGCTCCACACAGTTCTCTTAAGTCTACAGGCCGAGGTTGTAGGAGCCTAGACAATCTCAGCAGGTAAGAAGATTCTAGGCCCACTAGACTTACACTTTACACTGAAttgaagaaaatcataaaaaaggGTTTTGCCACCTGGATGTACAGCAGAACATAATTAAATTTAATCTTCTTGGGACAGTGTTTTAATGGGATAAATCAGCTCCCATTTAACCTCATACATAGCGACACAAAGAAAGGCCTTTCATGGCGCACGAGGTGTATAAACAAAGGGAAACCATATCTTTCTGGGCAAAACTGCTTTTCTGGATTGTTTATTATGTTTAATCAGCATTGTGGAAAATGCAGCAATATCTGTTCATGGACTTGAGAACCCCGGAGTGGGAACAGCAGGTGCGGATGtggggagaagaaaggaggagggtcTGGAGAGCGGCCATAGGGGAGGCAAGTGTGAGGAGCCAGGAGTGGGGGCCCTGGGCTGCCCTAGACAGGGACATGCGGGCACCCCATGGGGTCTTTGGCGGCTCACAGGACAATGGCAGTGGAGGTCTGCTCCCTAGAGGGCGAAGGGGGCACTGAATTCTCCCCCAGTAGCCTCTTCTCTGATCCTTCctcattctggaaaaaaaagaaaaaagaaatccttagGGGAAAAGGATGCAGGCAGAGTTAGCATCATAGAACTCAGAaagcagaaagaggaaaggaggagggaaaggaaaaggtGACAGGAAAAGCAGATCAGGCAAAAAAAAACAAGGTGGCAGAGGAAGGGGAGTCAGACGAACACCtggggcagggcagaggggagagtggggagaTCAGAGCAGAGGAGGGCGCAGAGAGGCACAGGGCGGTGACAGTTGGCCCAGGACCGTGGTGATGGCCACATTCCCCAGACAGCAAAGGGGAGAGCTGCATATGGAAAGAAGCTGAGGGGCACCAGGCCCAGCCTCAGGTTCGGGTGCCCCTGGCCCCGCACTCCTACCTGTCCCACACACTCACCACCCAGACTCACACTGCCCAGAGGCCCCTCCCCGACAACTCACCAGGGGCTGGGAGCTCTGGCCACACAAGTTTCGAAGACCTACTCCCAAGGAAGCCAAGGACACAATGACCTTCAAGACACAGACAGCCAGGAACAGGGCACGGATTGCTGTGAACAACTTCTGGAGATAAGGGAAGAACAAAGATAGTCAGGTGTCAGCTACTCCAATGCTGCCCACATCACCACCCTCTCCACCCACCCAGGCACTGACTCTATCCAGCTTGCTGCTCCCACCACAGCTGACTGTGTTTCCAGCCACAGCTTCCATCCCGTTGGCTTGTCTGCAGAGTGAACTTATCACTCCCTGTCAAGAAGTGGAGACTATTCCTTCAACCCGTAGAATCTGGAAGGGCCTAGGACTGCTTTGGCCACAGTGAAAGTGACACTATACAGTGACAGGGAAGCCCTTAGCTGGTCTGGCagcttctactttctgtctcctgaAATGCTTGCAACTAGGGTACTCCCCATTGGAATCCAGTTTCTGTGCTATGAGAAGCCCAAGCCAAGTGGAGAAGCCATCGCCGGCTCTTGCTGACAGCCCCCGCTGAGCTCCGGACCATGCAACTGCATCATCTCAGACCTCCAGCCTCGGCGAGCACTTGGATAACTTCACCCCCATCTGACTGTAACTGCATGAGAAAACCTGTGAGTGAGGATGGCTTATCTGAATCCAGCCAACTCACAGCACCGTGAGAAATAATAAGttgtcattttaagccactaTATTTTGGTGTGGTTTTTAATTCAGTAATGGAAAACTGTGATACCAACACACCAGAAAAGCCAGAAGGGTGACCCACTATCTCCTCTCTGAAATGTCTCCTCTTTATTCCTCATCCTCCTTGATTCAGAGAATCTTCGTGTCATGAGGTCTGAAAAATGTCTGTAGCTTACATTAAAACCTCCTGAATGAAAGACCCAGCATGAAGTCCAAGCTCAAAGAGCCTACATCTCTGTCCTCCAGGGCCCCCAGCTCCCTGGGAACAAAGAGCTGTGATGGGTCCCCGAAGACTGGACTCTTCCTGCTCACCCTCAGCATCTGCATGTAAGCTCTACACTCCTCCTTCTGCCATTGGTTCTCTTGACTTCGCCGCATCCATCTGTACCCAGTGGTAGGGAAGACAGGGTCTGAGCGATCACACACAGTGTCGATGTATAAAAAGGGTTCAGTTTGCCAGATGAAGCTATTCATGCAGAGGACAACAGCAGCCATAGCTGTAGCAAAGCCTGCCAGGGTGAGCAGGCTGGATATATAGCCCTGGAAGAGAAAGAGGGTCAAGACACAGGCTCCTTCAAGCGGTGGAAGAGTCATGAGGTCCCCGCCTCAAACCCATCtcctcttccccagcccctgtCCAGGaaaccctctcctcccctccaagAAAGACCCCAAGATATTGACAACCAAAGGGCAGAAGACAGATAATGGAGCAGAACTCAGGAGGGGGTCAGTGAACAAGGTGGAGAGAGGGTGTCCAAGACTCACAGCAAGTTTGCCCGGGTGCTTCTCATGGACAATGGCCCCAGCTCCTGCTGCGATCACCTGAAAAGAGACACCAGAAAAAGGCCTCCAGTTTACTCTTCTGAATTGGTCTATCATCACCCTCTCACCAGCAGTTCCCAGAATAGCCAATGTGAAGCAGGATCCCAGGGACAGACAAAGAACTCTGACACACAGACCAGGATTCCACCTATACCTGCCCCACCCCTCCCATCTGTCttcaagagaaaaatggaagtgACAGGGTTTCAGCTACACCCCAGAGCAGCCTCCTCATGGCCAAAGGCCATTTGGCTCCAGAGACTTTGGTCGCTTCCCCAAAGCCCCAACCAAGATCCATAAGCGCCTTCTTGCCCATCACCACTTGCCTCCCTCCAGGCTCACAGCCTGTTCCTTACTCACCACAGACCCCGCCCAGAAGGCACAGCCTGAGGCACGCAGCACAGTCCAGGGCCCCAAGCTGAGACACACTCCAAGAACACAACTCACAACCCCCAGCAATATCTGAGTCACCTGCAAGACAGGATGAGAGACCAGACCCCTTCCCGTGAGTCCACGTGCCCCGGCTGCCCTGGGACCAGCTGCCTGGCTCCTACCTAGGtggctctcctctccttttcctctgcCTTGACCTCTCTGCAGCTCTGATTCTGGAAGATTCTGTCCCCTTAAAATCCATGAAGCAGCACTGGCCTGGGTCTCCCCTCACCCTTCTCATAGGCTTGGCTATTTATCCTTCATCAATTTTTCCCAACTTCCACACTTTCTCATCCCACCTGAAGATTCCCACTTCTTCCCCCCCATTCTCCTTCAGAGGTCCCGTTGTCCCATCCAAACCCCCAGCCTGACCTGAGCTTCTGGCCTATCCTTTCTCTTCAGATCCAAACACACACTCTTCAGGGCTCTGTGGCAGACACAAAGAAGTGCCGCTGAGACCTCCTTCAAGAAAGGGCTTGTTTGATTGCTGACAGCCTGCAGTTGTCAGCTCCTTCAGGGTCACCCTAATTTTTCAAGCTGAAGACACACACTGAGGAGGGCCCCCCAGCCAATGATTAAGCAAGACAGTGGCTCAAGGGCCATCTCCACCCAGTGTGGAACTCCTGCAGTGGGCAACCTTTGCCTGGGAGCTCCCCACTGGCCTGGCAGAGTCTGCATTGCAGCCTGATGGTTCCTCCTGCCCAATCCTGCTCCCCCTCTTTTCATTTCATAGGTGTCATACCCCAATAAGCCGTTCACACACCCAACTCCAACTCAGAAGAGAACTCCTCTTCTTCCTGGAAAACCCAACTGTCACCACCTCCACATCCTACCGGCATCTCGGATTTGTCACATCCAAATCCCctactaccacacacacacacctctcgaATGGCTGCTCCTCCTGACTTTCAGGGCTCCGATCTCCTGGTCACCCACACTTCAACCCTCTGCATGCTGTGAATGCCTCTCTTTCCTTATGCCCCAAACCCCTTCACTCCCATGCCATGGAGGTCTGCGAAGGACAGGGACTCCTTTGTCTCCTCACCATTCCTGCTATGATTATGCGAGTGCAGATCCTCGATCCTTCTCACCTGGATGCCTCCTGACTCTGAGGCAGGTTCCTGCTCAGAATCCATTGACAGCGTTCTCACTGTCAAAGCTGATTCAGGACAGACTCCTCACCTGGTCTTTCAAGGCTCTCAGCAATATGGGCCCAAATCACCCATTCATGAAGCCCATTCCCTTTACTCTTAACCATTATAGAACTTGCCCTATGCCTTCTGGCCTCTTTGCCTTTGCTCCTGCCATTCTTTAACCTGGAATTCTTTTTTGTCCATCTTCCACCTCTGTCTATACCTATTCCTTCTCCATTCAGGGTTCTCCTGCCCTCAAGGATGTCAGATGTGCTTCTCCCTCACCTGATCTACCTTTAGTTCCAGTCATTAGTGTAGCTGCTGTTCCTTCTGATGGTCACTGAGTACTTCCAGATATAGCCCAGGGATTCTCTCTGTAGCTTGGCCTGAAGTGCTGAACACATTGCCTTGCACCTGTAGGCTTTCAGTCCATGTGGGGTCAATGAAACCGAATTAACAGCCTCTAGACTGTTCTTCCTGTTGCCCTACCTCTGGCTGGGACCGACTCCTCTGCGCCAAAGAGGAGGTCGATTCTTCCTTTCCATCCAAATTTCTGTGGGGATACTTACAACTTTTTCCTACACAGAATGAGATATAAATAGTGATTTCTCATGTCCCTCTCATGGGAATTCAACCCACTTTCCTCTTTTGCATCCTATTGAAGAAGGAGAGTTTCCATTGTGAAAGCTGAGCCTACAAATGGGGTCATTCTTGTCAAACTCAACTAAAACAGAGTCGAGAGGCCAGGGGCAAAAAGCACTCGGGGCACAAAATGTTGCTCCCAAAATGTAATTCTCTACAAATCAGGCTGCTGAAGCTGCCTGCTGCAACTTGAAACCAGCTTTATCTAACAGCTTCTGACCTTGCTACAACTCTAGGATTAGTTTTACTCATGCCATCGCTCACCCATCAGAGCTCCCCAGCTCCCCAAAACCTATGATCTTTCATGAAGGGCAATATGtaacatttctcctttttataagcctctaaccttctctttgttctaaagacatactggagaccACCTGGTCTGTGTGTATGCCCCAAATTGAAATTCTCTCCTCCCAAATAAAACGTTTTAATTTTGAAGATTTGGCTCTATATTTTAATTGACCTCATCACCTCGTTAACGTGCCCCCCAACCCCGCACCAGCCCAGTCTTACCCCTAGAGCCAGCTGCTCATAACCAATCCTGGCTGTGGAAGGCACAGTGTCCCCAGGGTGAAAAAGAAACTTCTTCAGAGAACCTCCAGCTTTCAGCAGTTGTGTCAAAGCTGACTCCTGGTGGATGTGGACGTTGACGTGGGTGGGCTGGGATGGCCTAGAGGCCATAGCAACTTCATTCACAATCACCGTGTTTTGCGTCATCCTGCCTGCCAGGGAGAAGACATATGGCAGTGAGGTCTGGGAACTAGGTGAGGGAAAAATACACAGCACAGGTGAAAGGAGAGAAATAGTGTCTTTGTCAAGATCCCAGCTGGGCAcaatagctcacgcctgtaatcccagtgctttgggaggctgaggtgggtggattacctgaggtcaggagttcaagaccagcctggccaatgtggcaaaactccttctctactaaaaatacaaaaattcgcatggtggtgcgcacctgtagtcccagctactcaggaggctgaggcaggagaatcacttcaacccgggaggctgaggttgcagtgagctcagatcttgccactgcactccagcctgggtgacagagtgggactccatctcaaaaaaaacaaaaacaaacaaacaaacaaacaaaaaacagtgtctTTGTCAAAATTCAAAGGGTCTTCCCAGTGCAGATATCAATGGCACTGGAAATCAATAGTGATTTTACACATAAAAAAGTTAAGAGATACAAAAGGGTATATATACCTTTAAAACCTTATCGCTCATCTTTTTCCCTCAACCACCTATTTGCCTTGCAGATGCAAAGTAATATTATCAGTTTCTTATAAATCCTACCATGACATTTTTGCATACAAAAGTGTGAAAAAGTATTTCTCCCCCCTTTTCCCACAAATAGCAGCATACTATACACACTGATTTGCATGATGCTGTGATCACACGATCATATGTTTTTAGAATAATCCTACATGAGTCCATAAAAagtgtcaacctaaataacagagagagggtctccaaaagaaaatgagattgaTTCTGGAATAGGGCATTGCAATGAGAATATGCTTACCATAGTAAATCATGTGCacattcagggaggtaaaggaagacaaaggtttttaaaggaaaaatggggAGACTTACATAATCTCTTTGAGGTGATCATCTTTGGCTACAaggatcaataacaagggtgacACAAGTCCAGGGTTAGACAGGCAGTTGCTGGTGGATGTCCTCACAGAAGTatttttttgtgtaaggttgtCATTTTACAGAGTCCTTTGTGATGACTTTTGTTCCCAGGTTATTTACGCATGAGAACCCTGCCTTGTGGGCCTtccattttcagattttttttttaactcaagtgACTCGATtatgattctgacaactttcacaaaaGCTTCTTCACTCATTTGTGTGACTGCATATATTTTGAGAGTATGAATTCCTCATAATTTATTTAAGTGGTTCCCTATTGgcagacatttaggttatttccaatcCTTTTCCATTACAGACAATGTGGAATTGGCAGGGCAACAGGAATGCGCATTTGCAATTTTAGTAGATATTGTCAGTTTTCCTCCACGGAGGTGGTAGCAATTCACATGCAGGAGGCAAactcttttatctttttccttttatatggGGAAAAATGCATTGATTTTAAtcaattttatgtaataaaaatgtcccattttaaatgtatatctcAACGAGTTTTGACAAATTTACACATTTGTGCAATTACAGCTACAATCAAGATAAAGGACATTCCTACACAGCAATACATTCCCTAAAGCCCCTCCCCAGAAAATACCCCCAACCACTGGCCATGAGCAACCACTGACCTGCTTTCTGTAatgatttccatatatttttaatccatggttttcttttatttcatttttttattatgtatttatttatttattcattttttgagacggagtctcgctctgtcgcccaggctagggtggcgcgatctcggctcactgccagctccacctcccgggttcacgccattctcctgcctcagcctcccgagtaactgggactacaggcgcccgccatcaagcccagctaattttttatatttttagtagagacggggtttcaccgtgttagccaggatggtctcgatctcctgacctcatgatccgcccgcctcggcctcccaaagtgctgagattacaggcgtgagccaccgcgcccggccagttctcctttagagagagagatggggtgttgctttgttgcccagggtggtctcaaactcctggactcaagcaatcctcccacctcagcctcccaaagtgctgcaattacaggtgtgagccaccacgcctggcccatagtTCTCTTATTATGAGTGAGGTTGATTGTCTTTTCATATGTTAAgggccatttttatttcttcttttgtgagcTCTCCGTTCACATCCTATGtccttgtttggttttgttttgttttgcttttttctatgGAAGTTCTTTATTCACAAAATTACCGTTTGTGATATGAGTTTCAAATGTTTCTTTACaatttgaagtttattttttgaccttgcttgtatattcatacaatccatgttctatttcattctatttatGGTGTCTAGCTCTTACACTTTTAAAGGACTTCCCCGTTTCAAGATTATAAAATAATCTTCCACATTTTCTTCTAAGTGCCTTTATGCTTTcagttttcacttttaaatgCCGACCATCTGGAATTTGGGAGCTGGGTGACCAACCTTGGCCGTTGGGAGACACGGATCCAAGTTCTGTTGCTGTCATTCAGATGTTTAACTTCTGAAAGATACGTTCCATTTGCGGAAAATACATCCTCTTTTTCTCAGTGATTTAAAATTCTCTCCTGAGCAGAAATGAAGTTCCCCTAGGAATGTAGGCCTATTCTAGTCCTTATATTCAGCCCATTGGCATGTCTCATGGGCTAGGCATCATTACCACAATTTTAACATGGAGCTTAATGCTAATTGGGCTGTTTCATGATCCCCTCGTGTGgtttttctttcagaattgtCATGGCCATTTTTGCTAGACTACTTCTTCACGTGCactttagaatcagcttgccTGGCTCTAAAATAAATCCTGCATAGGCAATTCTAATGGACATCCTGGCTAAGTATCACAGtttaaatcaaatattattaACAATTCTAATAACACCTCCCATTCGTACTCTATCTACTTTTCAAagcagtttcactctttcacccaccTGGCCTCGTTGGGGTTAGAAAGGACAGGAGTTAGACAACTCCGCACACGCACAAAGGAGCTTCAGACTGCTTCCCGCAAAAGGAAGCCCAGCCCCAGATTCCAGCCAGACCTTCCCTTGACGGCCCAGGCCTCGCCCTGAGGGCACCTCGGGTTCCAGCTACCTCCGGGCCCCCAGGACCACCGCTTCCCCCGCCCCACGCCAACCCCTAGATCTGCCTCGCCCCCGCCTGAAGAGTCGGATCTGAACCAGGCCGGCACCACGGAGATTCCCCTGCGGGCCGCCCGACGCCTGGTAGGTGGTGGGCTCTTCCCGGCTGCCCCGAACACTTTCCTCTGTCCAGCTCTTCCCGTGCCCCGGGGCTGGGGAAAGCGTCCGGCAGCCCCGCCGCGCCCTGGCCCCGTCCCAGGAGCCACCCCACCGTAGGGCTCCAGCCAGGGTCCAGGCGTGCAGGCGGCGGAAGGTGGACGGGACGCGCCAGCCCCAGGCCTCTCCTCCCGCTCTCCAGCCGTTTTTCTGGGGAGAAACACCTGCACCCAGCTGTCCCTCCCTCCTACGTGAGTCCTCCTGGAAACCAGGTTGGAGGAAGAAAGACGTCCTGTGGACAGGACGGGGTGGGGGCATGGCCCTGGGGACTCCTCGTGACAGAGGGTCCTGCGGCAAGAGGGTCTCCCGGGCCGCGGAGGCCCTGCCTCACCTGCAGTCCTCCGGGAGCCCGCGGCCGAGCAGAGCGGACACTAGCTGACCCCGAGCAGGGGAGCGACGGGAGGGCGGAGACGGCAGATGCACGAGTGGGGGCTGCGGCCCCGCCCAGGCTGCGCGGTTTCCCGAAACCAGCTGCGGCCCGGGGGCCCGGCAAGGGGGTTCCGCCCGGAGGAGCGGACCGGGCGGGAGAAGACCGAGCCCCCGCGCGCCCCCTGCGCTCCCACTCGCGCACACTTGCACGCCGGCCCTGGCCGGGCGGGGCTGGAGGCGAGAACGACCCCACGGGCTTTCCCAGGGCCGTCCGCCCGCGGACCCTCCCAGCTCCCCAGAGCCCAGTGACCCTCGCGCAGCAGGAGAACCCCAGACGGACCCCAGGCCCTGCAGCCTGTCCTGAACCCGAGGGGCTGAAGTTCAGCCCCACCCCCGCCTCCCCTCCCCGCCTCCCCCTCCAACTCTCAACCCACTTCTCCAGCCAGCGCCCCAGCCCTCCCGCCGCCCGCTCGTAGGTCCCGAGGAGCGCAGGTGAGGCGGCACCCCACTCCCGGCGGCCCCCGGGCCTCCTTCCGCACGCACCCCGAGCTGCCTCCGCACAGTTGGAGGAGCATAGGAGGGACCCCCACCCAGGGATGAGACTCCAGGAAGGGGACTGCGGAGGAAGCCAGGTGCGGCCCCGGCTTTTGACCTACCTCCGCACCGCAGCGCGGTCCTTCACGGGGCAGGGGCGGCGTGAACCCGTCGGGCGTGAGCAGCAGTCGGTGGAGCGGGAGGTCGGCGGTGGCGGGGATGGGGGTATCCGGAGCGCAGCCGGGGCGCAGCTGCTGGCACAGGAGCTCCACAGGCAGCCAAGGACTCGGTCCTGTCCCAGAGCCTGCGGACTGTGGAGGGGAGGCCGCAGGAAGAGCCCGGGAGGAGGGGGTGAGGGGTCGAGGTGTGGGGCGCTGCTTGACCCAGACGCCAGGGCcctgggaggaggatgagggggACAGAGCAGATCTTGGGCGAAAGGGGAGGTTCCCGCAGGCTCAGTAGTCGCCGCAGCTCCAGCATGGTCAGCAGCCCCCTCTGCTACACACATTCCCCTCGTGAGGGGCCGGGGGTGCGGCCCTGTGACCAGGACAGCCATTCACTGGGTGACTTTGAGCCACCACTGGCCCCTGACCTCCCCAACTCCAATGAAATCTGCGAAAATCTTCTGACAGCCCTTCCTCTCTGGTGCTCCCTTCCTCATAGACTGTGTCCCTGACAATGGGAACAGCCGACAGTGATGAGATGGCCCCAGAGGCCCCACAGCACACCCACATCGATGTGCACATCC encodes the following:
- the TMEM176B gene encoding transmembrane protein 176B isoform X4, which produces MTQNTVIVNEVAMASRPSQPTHVNVHIHQESALTQLLKAGGSLKKFLFHPGDTVPSTARIGYEQLALGVIAAGAGAIVHEKHPGKLAGYISSLLTLAGFATAMAAVVLCMNSFIWQTEPFLYIDTVCDRSDPVFPTTGYRWMRRSQENQWQKEECRAYMQMLRKLFTAIRALFLAVCVLKVIVSLASLGVGLRNLCGQSSQPLNEEGSEKRLLGENSVPPSPSREQTSTAIVL
- the TMEM176B gene encoding transmembrane protein 176B isoform X2, which translates into the protein MTQNTVIVNEVAMASRPSQPTHVNVHIHQESALTQLLKAGGSLKKFLFHPGDTVPSTARIGYEQLALGVTQILLGVVSCVLGVCLSLGPWTVLRASGCAFWAGSVVIAAGAGAIVHEKHPGKLAGYISSLLTLAGFATAMAAVVLCMNSFIWQTEPFLYIDTVCDRSDPVFPTTGYRWMRRSQENQWQKEECRAYMQMLRKLFTAIRALFLAVCVLKVIVSLASLGVGLRNLCGQSSQPLNEEGSEKRLLGENSVPPSPSREQTSTAIVL
- the TMEM176B gene encoding transmembrane protein 176B isoform X3, producing the protein MTATELGSVSPNGQGRMTQNTVIVNEVAMASRPSQPTHVNVHIHQESALTQLLKAGGSLKKFLFHPGDTVPSTARIGYEQLALGVIAAGAGAIVHEKHPGKLAGYISSLLTLAGFATAMAAVVLCMNSFIWQTEPFLYIDTVCDRSDPVFPTTGYRWMRRSQENQWQKEECRAYMQMLRKLFTAIRALFLAVCVLKVIVSLASLGVGLRNLCGQSSQPLNEEGSEKRLLGENSVPPSPSREQTSTAIVL
- the TMEM176B gene encoding transmembrane protein 176B isoform X1, whose product is MTATELGSVSPNGQGRMTQNTVIVNEVAMASRPSQPTHVNVHIHQESALTQLLKAGGSLKKFLFHPGDTVPSTARIGYEQLALGVTQILLGVVSCVLGVCLSLGPWTVLRASGCAFWAGSVVIAAGAGAIVHEKHPGKLAGYISSLLTLAGFATAMAAVVLCMNSFIWQTEPFLYIDTVCDRSDPVFPTTGYRWMRRSQENQWQKEECRAYMQMLRKLFTAIRALFLAVCVLKVIVSLASLGVGLRNLCGQSSQPLNEEGSEKRLLGENSVPPSPSREQTSTAIVL